The segment ATATGGTAAAACAAGTTTACCACACCAGGCAGACATGTCAATATTTTGTCAGGGGGAAAGGAGCTAAAAATCAGGAAGGTAACGCCGAAACAGGCGGAAACATGGGTCTGAGTTTTGTAAAAAAGCGCGGAATTTGTCAGTATTAAGCTGGGTGTCAATCAATTAAATCGTTTTGATTGGTGAAATAACAAATAATTTTGGGATAATGAACAGAAAAAAACTTTGATGAACGGGACTTTCACAAAATATCAAAAGAAATATTGTATAAAATGCACATTTAACTTGAAATTTTCTCTATTTTCTTGTAAAATATACTCATGGACTAAAATTTATCTACGGGAGGGATTTTAATATGAACGTGTACGGGACAAAACAGATTCGCAATGTGGTTCTTCTTGGACATGGCGGGGCAGGAAAGACGACGGCAGCTGAGGCCATGGCGCTTGTGACAGGCGTGACAAAGAGAATGGGAAAGGTTCCGGACGGAACAACCATCAGCGATTATGATAAAGAAGAGATAAAGCGTCAGTTTTCGATCTCCACAAGCCTGATTCCGATCGAGTACAGCGGAGAAAACGGTCCGATTAAGATCAACCTTCTTGACACTCCCGGATATTTCGACTTTGTGGGAGAAGTAGAGGAGGCCATGAGCGTGGCCGACGCCGCGATTATTGTGGTAAACTGCAAGGCAGGCATTGAGGTCGGCACGGAGAAGGCGTGGGAGCTGTGCGAGGAGTACAGGCTTCCGAGACTGATCTTTGTGACAAATATGGATGATGATCAGGCCAGCTTCCGAGAGCTTATCCTGAAGCTGGAAAAACGGTTCGGAAGAAAGATTGCACCGTTCCAGGTTCCGATCCGTGAGAATGAGAAATTTGTGGGCTTCGTAAACGTAGTGAAGATGGGCGGCCGCCGCTTCACCAACCTGAGCGATTATGAGGAGTGCGAGATTCCGGAGTATACGAAGAAAAACCTGGGAATCGTAAGAGACGCCCTGATCGAGGCAGTTGCGGAAACCAGCGAGGAGTATATGGAACGCTACTTCTCCGGTGAGGAGTTTACCCAGGATGAGATTTCCACCGCCCTCAGGGAGCATGTCATCGAGGGTAACATTGTCCCGGTACTGATGGGCTCAGGCGTAAATGCTCAGGGCTTTTCCCATCTGCTGCAGGCTATAGACAAATACTTCCCGTCACCGGATAAATTTGAGTGCGTCGGCGTGGATGTCTCCAACGGCGAGCGCTTTACAGCAAAGTATAACGACGATGTTTCCCTGTCAGCCAAGGTGTTCAAGACAGTGGTGGATCCGTTCATCGGAAAGTATTCTCTGATGAAAATCTGTACAGGAACCTTAAAACCCGATTCCGTAATCTACAATGTCAATAAGGACGCGGAGGAGAAAGTTCAGAAGGTGTATGTGCTGAGAGGAAAGGATGCCATCGAGGTTCCCGAGCTGAAGGCCGGAGATATCGGGGCTGTGGCAAAGCTCACTGTAACCCAGACGGGAGATACCATGGCAGTCCGCACCGCCCCCATTGTATACCACAAACCGAAGATTTCCACACCGTATACCTACATGGCATATGCTGCCAAGACGAAAGGAGACGAGGACAAGATTTCCAGTGCCCTCTCCAAGTTAATGGAAGAGGATCTGACCCTTCGCACGGTTAATGATGTGGAGAACCGCCAGTCCCTCCTCTATGGAATCGGCGATCAGCAGCTGGAGGTGGTTGTGAGCAAGCTGTTAAACCGCTATAAGGTTGACGTGGTGCTCAGCAAACCGAAATTTGCCTTCCGCGAAACTCTGAGAAAGAAGGTGGAGGTTCAGGGCAAATATAAGAAGCAGTCAGGCGGTCACGGCCAGTACGGTGATGTAAAGATGGAATTTGAGCCGTCCGGCGATCTGGAAAAACCATATGTATTTGAGGAGAGAGTGTTCGGCGGCGCTGTTCCGAAGAATTACTTCCCGGCTGTCGAGAAGGGAATTCAGGAATGCGTTCTCAAGGGACCTCTGGCCGGATATCCGGTTGTGGGCTTAAAGGCAACTCTGGTAGACGGCTCTTACCATCCCGTAGACTCTTCTGAGCTTGCCTTCAAGATGGCGGCTACTATGGCCTTTAAGAAGGGCTTTATGGATGCAAATCCAGTGCTTCTTGAGCCGATTGCCTCCCTTAAGGTGACAGTGCCGGATAAGTTTACCGGCGATGTAATGGGAGATCTGAACCGCAGAAGGGGACGCGTGCTGGGCATGAATTCGGATCACCACGGCAAACAGATTATCGAGGCAGATGTTCCGATGTCTGAGCTTTACGGATACAACACAGACCTGCGCTCCATGACAGGCGGCATCGGAGTTTACTCTTATGAGTTCAGCCGCTATGAGCAGGCTCCGGGAGATGTACAGAAGAGAGAGGTTGAGGCGAGAGCAGCAGAAGCTGAAAAAGATTGATCTTTTCTATAAAGTTATGGTAAAATTGAATACAATGAAATAGCTGTCAGGGACTGTGTTTTATATTTGGAAAGACAGTCCCTCTTTGCGGCTGTTCGGACAGTGGAGATTTTTGGTGCCATTTACAGGAATCAGTGCAGAAGAAGGGAAGAAAAACGTGAGGACAGAACTATTTATCAAGGCAGAGCAGACGCAGGCATTATCACAGAAAATGATCCTGTCAAATGAAATCCTTCAGATGGGAGTGCAGGAGTTATGCGAAAAGCTGGGGGAAATTTTTCTGGAAAATCCCGTCGTGGATCTGAGCCAGCCGTCTCCGGAGGATGAGCGGATGGCAAAGTATCAGTGGCTGGAATCATTGAACGACAGGAACCGCGATACGTATATGCACGAGTCCAGAGATGACGAGGAGGGAAATGATGACTGGAAGTTCCGGCAGGAGGACGGGGAATCCCTGCAGGACTACCTCTGGTCGCAGATCAGTCTGAAGGAGCTGTCTGGGAAAGATGAGGAGATCATCACCTATCTGATGGAGAGTCTGGACGACAGGGGATACCTGGATGAACCGCTGGACTCAGTGGCAGAGCGGTTTCATGAGCCGAAGGAGCGGGTGGAGGAGATTCTCTCACAGCTTCAGACACTGGAACCGGCAGGGGTTTTCGCAAAAGATCTGAGCGAGTGTCTTCTCTTGCAGCTGAAAAGAAACCGGATGGACTCTCCGGCAGCTGAGGAGATTGTGAGAGAGCACCTGGAGCTTCTGGCTGCAAACAAGATTCCGGTGATTGCAAAGAAGGTGCATCTTTCCGTGGAGGAGACAGCGGAGATCTGCCAGGCAATCAGGAATCTGAATCCGAGGCCCGGAAGCCACTTTGCGTCCCGGGAACAGCTTTCCTATCTGATTCCCGATGTGACAGTAGTGAAATTTGCCGATCGCTTCGAGATCCTGCTCAATGAGAGCACCTACCCGACTATAGAGATCAACGACTACTACAGGAAAATGGCAGTTCAGTCAGATTCCTCTCAGGTTCATGATTACCTGAGGGAAAAGCTCAGGCAGGCGGAGTGGATACGCACCTGTATGGAGCAGAGGGGCCGGACGATTATGAATGTGACGAAAACCATCCTGATGCTTCAGAGTGAGTTTTTTGAGAAAGGTCCCTCCCATCTGAAGCCGCTGAAACAGAGTGAGGTGGCTGAGATGATCGGAATCCACGAGTCTACGGTCAGCCGTGCTGTGCGCCAGAAGTATCTCCAGTGCTCCTGGGGCATCTATCCGATGAATTACTTCTTTTCCAGAGGAATTTCGGAGGAGAAGGGAAGAGGAGGAAGAGCCGTATCTGTCCAGGAGGTGAAAAATGCCCTGACTGAGATCATCCGGGAGGAAAATAAAAAGAAGCCTTTCAGCGACAGAATTCTGGCGGAAAAGCTGGAGGAGAGAGGGTTTACCATATCCAGGCGGACGGTAGCCAAGTACAGAGAGGAGCTTGGGATACCGGACGCCGGGGGAAGAAAGGTGTTTCTGTAGAAAACCCTGTCTCTATGAAAAAGAGGAACCTTTTGCGGCTTCTAAACCAAAGGTTCCTC is part of the Clostridium sp. M62/1 genome and harbors:
- a CDS encoding elongation factor G; amino-acid sequence: MNVYGTKQIRNVVLLGHGGAGKTTAAEAMALVTGVTKRMGKVPDGTTISDYDKEEIKRQFSISTSLIPIEYSGENGPIKINLLDTPGYFDFVGEVEEAMSVADAAIIVVNCKAGIEVGTEKAWELCEEYRLPRLIFVTNMDDDQASFRELILKLEKRFGRKIAPFQVPIRENEKFVGFVNVVKMGGRRFTNLSDYEECEIPEYTKKNLGIVRDALIEAVAETSEEYMERYFSGEEFTQDEISTALREHVIEGNIVPVLMGSGVNAQGFSHLLQAIDKYFPSPDKFECVGVDVSNGERFTAKYNDDVSLSAKVFKTVVDPFIGKYSLMKICTGTLKPDSVIYNVNKDAEEKVQKVYVLRGKDAIEVPELKAGDIGAVAKLTVTQTGDTMAVRTAPIVYHKPKISTPYTYMAYAAKTKGDEDKISSALSKLMEEDLTLRTVNDVENRQSLLYGIGDQQLEVVVSKLLNRYKVDVVLSKPKFAFRETLRKKVEVQGKYKKQSGGHGQYGDVKMEFEPSGDLEKPYVFEERVFGGAVPKNYFPAVEKGIQECVLKGPLAGYPVVGLKATLVDGSYHPVDSSELAFKMAATMAFKKGFMDANPVLLEPIASLKVTVPDKFTGDVMGDLNRRRGRVLGMNSDHHGKQIIEADVPMSELYGYNTDLRSMTGGIGVYSYEFSRYEQAPGDVQKREVEARAAEAEKD
- the rpoN gene encoding RNA polymerase factor sigma-54 — translated: MPFTGISAEEGKKNVRTELFIKAEQTQALSQKMILSNEILQMGVQELCEKLGEIFLENPVVDLSQPSPEDERMAKYQWLESLNDRNRDTYMHESRDDEEGNDDWKFRQEDGESLQDYLWSQISLKELSGKDEEIITYLMESLDDRGYLDEPLDSVAERFHEPKERVEEILSQLQTLEPAGVFAKDLSECLLLQLKRNRMDSPAAEEIVREHLELLAANKIPVIAKKVHLSVEETAEICQAIRNLNPRPGSHFASREQLSYLIPDVTVVKFADRFEILLNESTYPTIEINDYYRKMAVQSDSSQVHDYLREKLRQAEWIRTCMEQRGRTIMNVTKTILMLQSEFFEKGPSHLKPLKQSEVAEMIGIHESTVSRAVRQKYLQCSWGIYPMNYFFSRGISEEKGRGGRAVSVQEVKNALTEIIREENKKKPFSDRILAEKLEERGFTISRRTVAKYREELGIPDAGGRKVFL